The following are from one region of the Streptomyces tuirus genome:
- a CDS encoding CCA tRNA nucleotidyltransferase, with translation MPNANEETSSALSQVQHRAVSELLRVAPVADDLARRFQEAGFSLALVGGSVRDALLGRLGNDLDFTTDARPEDVLKIVRPWAEAVWEVGIAFGTVGAHKDGYQIEVTTYRSEAYDRTSRKPEVSYGDSIEEDLVRRDFTVNAMAVALPEKEFVDPHGGLEDLAARVLRTPGTPEQSFSDDPLRMMRAARFAAQLGFEVAPEVVAAMTEMAGRIEIVSAERVRDELNKLILSQQPRTGLTLLVETGLAERVVPELPALRLERDEHHRHKDVYDHSLIVLEQAMALEEDGPDLTLRLAALLHDIGKPRTRRFEKDGRVSFHHHEVVGAKMTKKRMTALKYSNELVKDVSRLVELHLRFHGYGTGEWTDSAVRRYVRDAGPLLGRLHKLTRSDCTTRNKRKAAALSRAYDGLEERIAKLQEQEELDSIRPDLDGNQIMEILGVGPGPIIGRAYQHMLEMRLENGPMEHDAAVAALKEWWARQES, from the coding sequence GTGCCGAACGCCAACGAAGAAACGTCCAGTGCCCTCAGCCAGGTGCAGCACCGCGCGGTGAGTGAACTGTTGCGGGTCGCTCCTGTCGCCGACGACCTCGCCCGCCGCTTCCAGGAGGCCGGGTTCTCACTTGCCCTCGTCGGCGGCTCGGTGCGGGACGCGCTGTTGGGCCGGCTCGGCAACGATTTGGACTTCACGACGGACGCCCGTCCCGAGGACGTCCTCAAGATCGTGCGCCCGTGGGCGGAGGCCGTCTGGGAGGTCGGAATCGCCTTCGGCACGGTCGGCGCCCACAAGGACGGCTACCAGATCGAGGTGACCACCTACCGCTCCGAGGCCTACGACCGCACCTCACGGAAGCCCGAGGTGTCGTACGGGGACTCCATCGAGGAGGATCTCGTCCGCCGTGACTTCACGGTGAACGCGATGGCGGTGGCCCTGCCGGAGAAGGAGTTCGTCGACCCGCACGGGGGGCTCGAGGACCTCGCGGCGCGTGTGCTGCGTACTCCCGGCACCCCTGAGCAGTCGTTCTCGGACGATCCCCTGCGGATGATGAGGGCCGCGCGCTTCGCGGCTCAGCTCGGTTTCGAGGTCGCCCCCGAGGTCGTCGCGGCGATGACGGAGATGGCCGGGCGCATTGAGATCGTCTCGGCGGAGCGGGTGCGGGACGAGCTGAACAAGCTGATCCTCTCCCAGCAGCCGCGCACGGGCCTGACGCTGCTCGTCGAGACGGGCCTCGCCGAACGCGTGGTGCCCGAGCTGCCGGCCCTGCGCCTGGAGCGTGACGAGCACCACCGTCACAAGGACGTCTACGATCACTCGCTGATCGTCCTGGAGCAGGCGATGGCGCTGGAGGAGGACGGTCCCGACCTCACCCTCCGCCTGGCCGCTCTCCTGCACGACATCGGCAAGCCGCGCACGCGCCGGTTCGAGAAGGACGGCCGGGTCTCGTTCCACCATCACGAGGTGGTCGGGGCGAAGATGACCAAGAAGCGGATGACCGCTCTGAAGTACTCCAACGAGCTGGTGAAGGACGTCTCGCGTCTGGTCGAGCTCCACCTGCGCTTCCACGGCTACGGCACCGGCGAGTGGACGGACTCGGCGGTGCGCCGCTACGTCCGTGACGCCGGTCCCCTCCTGGGCCGCCTCCACAAGCTGACCCGCTCGGACTGCACCACGCGCAACAAGCGCAAGGCGGCGGCTCTCTCTCGTGCCTACGACGGGCTGGAGGAGCGGATCGCCAAGCTGCAGGAGCAGGAGGAGCTGGACTCGATCCGTCCGGACCTCGACGGCAACCAGATCATGGAGATCCTCGGTGTGGGTCCCGGCCCCATCATCGGCCGCGCCTACCAGCACATGCTGGAGATGCGGCTGGAGAACGGGCCGATGGAGCACGACGCGGCGGTGGCCGCACTCAAGGAGTGGTGGGCCCGGCAGGAGAGCTGA
- a CDS encoding DUF6049 family protein — protein MAEAADFQGTSASPARRWLRRTGALLTGAPLLAGLLQLPAATPADAAGQESLQAAAGTGSVSVAVDSLTPSAPSDGDTITVSGTVTNNGKQTVTGAHVDLQVGPPLETRSSIDTLAKKSNDVQGPSGEKVGGKYTEKYSALTPGVAEPFSISVPADKLDLGRDGVYQLAVSLSGETSAQPWDQVLGIQRTFLPWQPEEADTKTKTTFLWPLISSAHMAAETGSNEQQTPVFRDDELAEEISPGGRLDQMVSLGKGLDVTWVVDPDLLASVDAMTRSYQVRAADGSTTPGKNQEIAKHWLAELQRAVTGNEVAALPFGDPDLASLAHNGTNVTGSLGHLKEATDVADETVDTILHVKPSTDFVWPVDGAVDPSIVKVATSAGADKVITRSDSLQDNLSYTPSAARPIGGGTTAVVADSRMSTAFQGDLTKASASTLAVQRFLAQSLTLGLQTGKQRSVVVAPQRMPSVSQAQAMAEALGTLQDGNWSESQDLTAAAKAKPDPAANTKVPPASAYPSSLRKQELPRAAFEQIARTQGKLDKFKVILTRQSRVVTPFGRAMNREMSTSWRGRGIAAVGYRDGIESYLNGLIDGVKLIQKSETKLSGRSATIPVTVQNNLVQGVDHLRLRLTSKNPTRLKIGGDAYEEQRVTVNGGHAQSVKFPTSANANGRAEVVAQLYTEDGQKYGAPVTFDVKVTEVTPTVMLVIGGGVLLLVLAGFRMYTHRKRAAAREAAEDDTVETDDETDDETDGPHDREDAPQNPEPSGARLKEETGAGSEADASEQPSDPAPDTAAESADPSGTGERVDR, from the coding sequence GTGGCCGAGGCGGCAGACTTCCAGGGGACCAGTGCCTCACCTGCCCGCCGCTGGCTGCGGCGCACCGGGGCACTGCTCACCGGCGCGCCGCTGCTGGCCGGACTCCTCCAGCTGCCCGCCGCGACGCCGGCGGACGCGGCCGGGCAGGAGTCCCTGCAGGCTGCCGCCGGCACAGGCTCGGTATCGGTCGCTGTCGACTCGCTCACACCCAGCGCCCCCTCCGACGGGGACACGATCACCGTGTCGGGCACGGTGACGAACAACGGCAAGCAGACGGTCACCGGCGCCCACGTGGACCTCCAGGTCGGGCCTCCGCTCGAGACCCGCTCGTCGATCGACACCCTCGCCAAGAAGAGCAACGACGTCCAGGGACCCTCCGGCGAGAAGGTCGGCGGCAAGTACACCGAGAAGTACTCCGCGCTCACCCCCGGCGTCGCAGAGCCCTTCAGCATCTCCGTACCGGCCGACAAGCTCGACCTCGGCCGTGACGGCGTCTACCAGCTGGCCGTCTCGCTCTCCGGAGAGACCTCGGCACAGCCCTGGGACCAGGTACTCGGCATCCAGCGCACATTCCTGCCATGGCAGCCGGAGGAAGCCGACACCAAGACAAAGACCACCTTCCTGTGGCCGCTCATCTCCAGCGCCCACATGGCGGCCGAGACGGGGTCGAACGAGCAGCAGACGCCGGTCTTCCGCGACGACGAGCTCGCCGAGGAGATCTCCCCGGGCGGCCGCCTCGACCAGATGGTGTCTCTGGGCAAGGGCCTGGACGTGACCTGGGTGGTCGACCCGGACCTGCTGGCGTCCGTCGACGCGATGACGCGGAGCTACCAGGTCCGCGCCGCGGACGGCAGCACCACCCCCGGCAAGAACCAGGAGATCGCCAAGCACTGGCTGGCCGAGCTCCAGCGGGCGGTCACGGGCAACGAGGTGGCCGCCCTGCCCTTCGGCGACCCGGACCTGGCCTCCCTCGCCCACAACGGCACGAACGTCACCGGCTCCCTGGGCCACCTCAAGGAGGCCACCGACGTCGCCGACGAGACGGTGGACACGATCCTCCACGTGAAACCGTCCACGGACTTCGTCTGGCCCGTGGACGGCGCCGTCGACCCGTCGATCGTGAAGGTCGCCACATCCGCGGGCGCCGACAAGGTGATCACCCGCAGCGACAGCCTCCAGGACAACCTGTCGTACACGCCCTCCGCGGCCCGGCCCATCGGCGGCGGCACCACTGCCGTCGTCGCGGACTCCCGGATGTCGACGGCCTTCCAGGGCGACCTGACCAAGGCCTCCGCCTCCACGCTCGCCGTGCAGCGCTTCCTGGCCCAGAGCCTCACGCTCGGCCTGCAGACCGGCAAGCAGCGCAGCGTCGTCGTCGCCCCGCAGCGCATGCCGTCCGTGAGCCAGGCACAGGCCATGGCAGAAGCTCTGGGAACCCTCCAGGACGGGAACTGGTCCGAGTCGCAGGACCTCACCGCCGCCGCCAAGGCCAAGCCCGACCCGGCGGCCAACACCAAGGTGCCGCCGGCCTCCGCCTACCCCTCCTCGCTGCGCAAGCAGGAGCTGCCGCGGGCCGCCTTCGAGCAGATCGCCCGGACCCAGGGCAAGCTCGACAAGTTCAAGGTGATCCTCACCCGCCAGTCCCGGGTGGTGACCCCGTTCGGGCGGGCCATGAACCGCGAGATGTCCACGTCGTGGCGCGGCCGGGGCATCGCGGCGGTGGGATACCGCGATGGCATCGAGTCGTATCTCAACGGGCTCATCGACGGGGTCAAGCTGATCCAGAAGTCGGAGACCAAGCTCTCCGGCCGCAGTGCCACGATCCCCGTGACCGTGCAGAACAACCTGGTCCAAGGTGTCGACCACCTGCGGCTGCGGCTCACGTCGAAGAACCCCACGCGCCTCAAGATCGGCGGAGACGCCTACGAGGAGCAGCGCGTCACCGTCAACGGCGGCCACGCCCAGTCGGTGAAGTTCCCCACGTCGGCCAACGCCAACGGCCGGGCGGAAGTCGTCGCCCAGCTGTACACGGAGGACGGCCAGAAGTACGGCGCCCCGGTCACCTTCGACGTGAAGGTCACCGAGGTCACGCCCACGGTCATGCTGGTCATCGGCGGTGGCGTGCTGCTCCTGGTCCTCGCGGGCTTCCGGATGTACACCCACCGCAAGCGCGCCGCCGCCCGTGAGGCCGCCGAGGACGACACCGTCGAGACGGACGACGAGACGGACGACGAGACCGACGGCCCGCACGACCGGGAAGACGCGCCGCAGAACCCGGAGCCTTCCGGCGCGCGTCTCAAGGAGGAGACCGGGGCCGGCTCGGAGGCAGACGCCTCCGAGCAGCCGAGTGACCCGGCCCCGGACACCGCAGCGGAAAGCGCCGACCCGTCCGGCACGGGTGAGAGAGTGGACCGTTGA
- the murJ gene encoding murein biosynthesis integral membrane protein MurJ, with the protein MNAPYDGDRGRAAGNSGYPDAGGPEGSPPEHGQVPPQPPADIHPQDAYGQDPYRAQDLSAQDPVGEALYDRSAHPPPAPGTYQPQQQLYGRPPQSPYAPDPQVWAQTPAPEPEGPTRHLPYGDDARTTQFVGVDDLVSQAGEPRQEPDAFAHLFRDQQQGSGHPSYESPAVPGPSPAPGQMAQGPYAPQGQYAEPGRTAAPPVLDETPAPEPAAASAPKKTGRAAGLMKSSAVMAAGTMVSRLTGFIRSALIVSALGVGLLGDTFQVAYQLPTMIYILTVGGGLNSVFVPQLVRAMKEDDDGGEAYANRLLTLVVVTLGGLTALSVLGAPLLIRMLSDPVASDPAANEVAVTFAQYFLPTIFFMGIHVVMGQILNARGKFGAMMWTPVLNNIVIIVTLGMFIYVYGTAADSGMKAANIPPEGQRLLGIGVLLGLVVQALAMIPYLRETGFRLRLRFDWKGQGLGKAVTLAKWTVLFVLANQAGAMIVIQLSTAAGKASPVDGTGFAAYANAQLIWGLPQAIITVSLMAALLPRLSRSAAEGDGGAVRDDISQGLRTTAVAIVPIAFGFLSLGIPMCTLMFGSSGTSEATNMGFMLMAFGLGLIPYSVQYVVLRAFYAYEDTRTPFYNTVIVAAVNAGASAICYFVIPSRWAVVGMAASYGLAYAIGVGVAWRRLRKRLGGDLDGARVLRTYARLCIASVPAALLSGAACYGIGHALGQGPAGSLAAVLAGGAVLLGIFFVAARRMRIEELNSLVGMVRGRLGR; encoded by the coding sequence ATGAACGCGCCGTACGACGGTGACCGCGGCCGTGCCGCGGGCAACTCGGGCTACCCCGACGCGGGTGGACCCGAGGGTTCACCGCCCGAGCACGGCCAGGTGCCGCCGCAGCCGCCCGCGGACATCCACCCCCAGGACGCCTACGGCCAGGACCCCTACCGGGCACAGGACCTCTCCGCACAGGACCCGGTCGGCGAGGCGCTCTACGACCGTTCCGCGCACCCGCCGCCCGCCCCCGGCACCTACCAGCCGCAGCAGCAGCTGTACGGCCGGCCGCCGCAGTCGCCGTACGCGCCCGACCCGCAGGTGTGGGCGCAGACACCCGCGCCGGAGCCGGAGGGCCCGACGCGGCATCTGCCGTACGGCGACGACGCCCGCACCACCCAGTTCGTCGGCGTGGACGACCTCGTCTCCCAGGCCGGCGAGCCCCGCCAGGAGCCGGACGCGTTCGCTCACCTCTTCCGGGACCAGCAGCAGGGCAGCGGTCACCCGTCGTACGAGTCACCGGCGGTCCCCGGCCCGTCCCCGGCCCCGGGGCAGATGGCACAGGGCCCGTACGCACCGCAGGGTCAGTACGCGGAGCCCGGCCGGACCGCGGCACCGCCCGTCCTGGACGAGACGCCGGCCCCCGAGCCCGCCGCCGCATCCGCCCCGAAGAAGACCGGCCGCGCCGCGGGCCTGATGAAGTCCAGCGCCGTGATGGCGGCAGGCACGATGGTCTCCCGCCTCACCGGCTTCATCCGCTCCGCGCTGATCGTGTCGGCGCTGGGCGTCGGCCTCCTCGGTGACACCTTCCAGGTCGCCTACCAGCTGCCGACGATGATCTACATCCTCACCGTCGGCGGTGGTCTCAACTCCGTCTTCGTGCCGCAGCTGGTGCGCGCCATGAAGGAGGACGACGACGGCGGCGAGGCGTACGCCAACCGCCTGCTCACCCTGGTCGTCGTGACGCTGGGCGGACTCACCGCGCTCTCCGTCCTCGGCGCACCGCTCCTGATCCGCATGCTGTCGGACCCGGTGGCCAGCGACCCGGCTGCGAACGAGGTCGCCGTCACCTTCGCCCAGTACTTCCTGCCCACCATCTTCTTCATGGGCATCCACGTGGTGATGGGCCAGATCCTCAACGCCCGCGGCAAGTTCGGCGCGATGATGTGGACCCCGGTCCTGAACAACATCGTCATCATCGTGACGCTGGGCATGTTCATCTACGTCTACGGCACCGCGGCCGACTCCGGGATGAAGGCCGCGAACATCCCGCCGGAGGGCCAGCGCCTGCTCGGCATCGGCGTGCTGCTCGGTCTCGTGGTCCAGGCGCTCGCGATGATCCCCTACCTGCGCGAGACCGGCTTCCGGCTGCGGCTGCGCTTCGACTGGAAGGGCCAGGGGCTCGGCAAGGCCGTCACGCTGGCCAAGTGGACGGTGCTGTTCGTCCTCGCCAACCAGGCCGGCGCCATGATCGTCATCCAGCTGTCCACCGCCGCGGGCAAGGCCTCGCCGGTGGACGGCACCGGCTTCGCCGCCTACGCCAACGCCCAGCTGATCTGGGGCCTGCCGCAGGCCATCATCACGGTCTCCCTCATGGCCGCCCTGCTGCCGCGCCTGTCGCGGTCGGCCGCCGAGGGCGACGGAGGCGCCGTCCGCGACGACATCTCCCAGGGCCTGCGCACCACGGCGGTGGCGATCGTGCCGATCGCGTTCGGGTTCCTCTCCCTCGGCATCCCGATGTGCACGCTGATGTTCGGCTCCTCGGGCACCAGCGAGGCCACCAACATGGGCTTCATGCTCATGGCGTTCGGTCTCGGCCTGATCCCGTACTCCGTGCAGTACGTGGTCCTGCGTGCCTTCTACGCCTACGAGGACACCCGAACTCCCTTCTACAACACCGTCATCGTGGCCGCGGTCAACGCGGGCGCCTCGGCGATCTGCTACTTCGTCATCCCGTCCCGCTGGGCCGTGGTCGGCATGGCCGCCTCGTACGGCCTGGCCTACGCGATCGGCGTCGGCGTCGCCTGGCGCCGGCTGCGCAAGCGGCTCGGCGGAGACCTCGACGGCGCCCGCGTCCTGCGGACTTACGCCCGGCTGTGCATCGCCTCGGTCCCGGCCGCCCTGCTCAGCGGCGCGGCCTGCTACGGCATCGGCCACGCGCTCGGCCAGGGCCCGGCCGGCTCGCTCGCCGCGGTCCTGGCCGGCGGCGCCGTACTGCTCGGGATCTTCTTCGTCGCCGCCCGCCGCATGCGCATCGAGGAACTCAACTCGCTGGTCGGCATGGTCCGCGGACGCCTGGGACGCTGA
- a CDS encoding protein kinase family protein encodes MAERSTAAVDVADNSDESSLTAQADQSTADGVAKNRERDTDSDEVQESTGTDGAGTTSPPELHSGHKLARRYRLEECVTRLDGFSSWRAVDEKLRRAVGVHILPADHSRARSVLAAARSSALLGDPRFVQVLDAVEENDVVYVVHEWLPDATELTTLLASGPLEPYDAYQMVSQVSSAMAAAHREGLAHLRLNPNAVLRASTGQWRIRGLAVNAALRGVSSDTPQRTDTEAIGALLYAALTQRWPYESDAYGLSGLPKDIGLIAPDQVRAGVHRGLSELSMRALVNDGATASRHESPCTTPEELVKAIGEMPRIRPPEPAFTAPPEYQRTTYQQGTYGRQAPRPGVTQPVPTPPPPLQSRTGKALKWAVSALLIAALGLGSWQLADALMDQGGKTEDPGRTQTNDGNDKSPKKPVSKPITISSARDFDPLGDQTEKPSDIGKVYDGSTATYWQTDFYLSPDFGRLKSGVGIILDLGKTQQVGKVTVRFVGDTSVELRSASPDAGAEPTSLDAYTTVAEGSGTTVELKPGKSLKSRYLLVWLTKLPLQQDDGKWRGRVADIKVTS; translated from the coding sequence GTGGCGGAACGGAGTACGGCTGCCGTCGACGTGGCAGACAACAGCGACGAGTCGTCGCTGACCGCACAGGCGGACCAGTCCACGGCCGACGGGGTGGCCAAGAACCGGGAGCGGGACACGGACAGCGACGAGGTACAGGAGAGCACCGGGACAGACGGTGCCGGAACGACCTCGCCGCCCGAACTGCACAGTGGTCACAAACTCGCCAGACGCTACCGCCTCGAGGAGTGCGTCACCCGTCTGGACGGTTTCAGCAGTTGGCGTGCCGTGGACGAGAAGCTCCGCCGTGCCGTCGGGGTGCACATCCTGCCCGCCGACCACTCACGGGCCCGCTCCGTCCTGGCGGCCGCCCGCTCGTCCGCCCTCCTGGGTGACCCCCGCTTCGTCCAGGTGCTGGACGCGGTTGAGGAGAACGACGTCGTCTACGTCGTGCACGAATGGCTTCCCGACGCGACGGAACTGACCACGCTCCTCGCCTCCGGGCCCCTGGAGCCCTACGACGCCTACCAGATGGTCAGTCAGGTCTCCTCCGCCATGGCCGCCGCCCATCGTGAGGGCCTCGCCCATCTGCGGCTGAACCCCAACGCCGTGCTCCGTGCCTCGACCGGCCAGTGGCGCATCCGCGGCCTCGCCGTCAACGCCGCCCTGCGCGGCGTCTCGTCCGACACTCCGCAGCGCACGGACACCGAGGCCATCGGCGCCCTGCTGTACGCGGCCCTCACCCAGCGCTGGCCGTACGAGAGCGACGCCTACGGCCTGTCGGGCCTGCCGAAGGACATCGGCCTGATCGCGCCCGACCAGGTACGGGCCGGTGTGCACCGCGGCCTGTCCGAGCTCTCCATGCGCGCGCTCGTCAACGACGGTGCCACCGCCTCCCGGCACGAATCGCCGTGCACGACGCCCGAGGAACTGGTGAAGGCGATCGGTGAGATGCCCCGCATCCGTCCACCGGAGCCGGCGTTCACCGCCCCGCCCGAGTACCAGCGCACCACGTACCAGCAAGGCACGTACGGCCGTCAGGCCCCGCGCCCCGGCGTCACCCAGCCGGTCCCGACCCCGCCGCCCCCGCTCCAGAGCCGCACGGGCAAGGCCCTGAAGTGGGCCGTCTCCGCGCTCCTGATCGCCGCGCTGGGCCTCGGCAGCTGGCAGCTGGCGGACGCGCTGATGGACCAGGGCGGCAAGACCGAGGACCCGGGCCGGACGCAGACGAACGACGGGAACGACAAGAGCCCGAAGAAGCCGGTCAGCAAGCCGATCACCATCAGCTCTGCCCGCGACTTCGACCCCCTCGGGGATCAGACGGAGAAGCCGTCCGACATAGGGAAGGTCTACGACGGCAGCACAGCCACCTACTGGCAGACGGACTTCTACCTGAGCCCGGACTTCGGCCGGCTCAAGTCGGGCGTCGGCATCATCCTCGACCTTGGCAAGACACAGCAGGTCGGGAAGGTGACCGTCAGGTTCGTGGGGGACACCTCCGTCGAGCTCCGCAGCGCGAGCCCGGACGCAGGAGCGGAGCCGACGTCCCTCGACGCCTACACCACGGTCGCCGAAGGTTCAGGGACGACTGTTGAGCTCAAGCCTGGCAAGTCACTCAAGAGCCGGTACCTCCTCGTGTGGCTGACGAAACTGCCGCTGCAGCAGGACGACGGCAAGTGGCGCGGCAGGGTGGCGGACATCAAGGTGACCAGCTGA
- the sigM gene encoding RNA polymerase sigma factor SigM — MADGTGYDGVSDQDLLARHIEGDPDAFGEIVRRHRDRLWAVALRTLGDREEAADAVQDALVSAYRAAHTFRGQSAVTTWLHRITVNACLDRARKAASRKTSPVDDTERLEQLLEPHESASAPAERNDLHRQLIEALGTLPADQRAALVLVDMQGYPVAEAARILDVPTGTVKSRCARGRARLLPLLTHLRPDHSGEGKNPGSERNRTPGPTVPPAAGSHRAEPPDTGPSDPAAVKGGGGRA; from the coding sequence ATGGCAGACGGCACCGGATATGACGGAGTGAGCGACCAGGACCTGCTCGCCCGGCACATCGAAGGCGACCCCGACGCGTTCGGTGAGATCGTGCGGCGGCATCGCGACCGGCTCTGGGCCGTCGCCCTGCGGACCCTCGGTGACCGCGAGGAGGCCGCTGACGCCGTGCAGGACGCCCTGGTGTCCGCCTACCGGGCCGCCCACACCTTCCGGGGCCAGTCGGCCGTCACGACGTGGCTGCACAGGATCACGGTGAACGCCTGCCTGGACCGCGCCCGAAAGGCGGCCTCCCGCAAGACCTCTCCCGTCGACGACACCGAACGCCTCGAGCAGCTGCTGGAGCCGCACGAGTCGGCTTCCGCCCCCGCCGAGCGCAACGACCTGCACCGGCAACTCATCGAGGCCCTGGGAACCCTGCCGGCCGACCAGCGCGCCGCGCTCGTCCTGGTGGACATGCAGGGCTACCCGGTCGCGGAAGCCGCCCGCATTCTCGACGTGCCGACCGGCACGGTGAAGAGCAGATGTGCGCGCGGCAGAGCCAGACTCCTGCCACTGCTCACCCATCTCAGGCCGGACCACAGCGGTGAGGGCAAGAACCCGGGCTCAGAACGGAACCGGACGCCGGGGCCGACCGTCCCACCCGCAGCGGGGTCACACCGAGCGGAACCCCCGGACACAGGACCGAGCGACCCAGCTGCAGTGAAGGGCGGAGGTGGACGAGCGTGA